From the Lathyrus oleraceus cultivar Zhongwan6 chromosome 3, CAAS_Psat_ZW6_1.0, whole genome shotgun sequence genome, the window gccgctttctctgtttcacgtgaaaactctttaccaacaatgaaccccttttttccatattccaacttatatattttccactataattattattccaaataataataacaataataatccagtaattcaatttatttaattatattattaaatatattattaacttaattaaataatcctcttatttaattcggggtgttacattggtcctgtagttgaacactctgtacgctctgctgttagttgagtatcctaggaatataccctcatcacttttgggatccattttccttctctgttcacgatctgtgagaatgtagcatttacttccaaagatatgaaagtaattcacagtgggttttctacctttccatatttcatacagagtggaggaggttccttttctcaaggtgactctattgtgaacatagaaagcggtattcatagcttcagcccaaaagtgcatagggagcttctttgcatgaatcatagctctggcagattcttgaatagttctatttttcctttcaactatcccattctgctgaggagttataggagaggagaactcgtgacttattccttcagacgagcaaaactcatcaaacttggaatttttgaacttcgtaccatgatcactcctaattcggacaacacaactgtccttttccctttgaagtctgatgcacaggtctttgaagacatcaaataTATCTGACTTCTgtctgatgaagcttatccacgtgtatctggaatgatcatcaaccaccacatatgcatatctctttccacccagactttcaacctgcataggtcccattaagtccatgtgcaacagttccagaactctggaagttgtaggatgtcccagcttcggatgtgacatcttggtttgcttgcccacctggcattctccacagactcttctttcatcaataagcagctttgggattcctctaactgcttctTTGGAaatgatctttttcattccccttaaatGTAGATGACCAAgtcgtctatgccacagcttcacctcctgttcttccttggcaGAGGAGCACATTATGGAAAAGTTTGTGagcttaggttcccacagataacagttatctttggatctggatcctcttataacttcttgattatctccatttgtcaccacacatagctccttagtgaactaaatatagtatccttgatcacacagctggcttatgctgatgaggttggtcgtcagtccttttactaatagtacattattcagttctgggactccagagtagtccagcttacccacaccttttatttttcctttagcaccatcaccaaaggtcacataactggtagtgtgaggttgtatatccatcaatatattctccataccagtcatatgtcttgagcagccactgtcaaagtaccagtcttctctggtagatgcccttagagctgtgtgagctaacctagcataccattgtcgcttcttgatggggacatagtgtctatatgtcttatgcttaggtctgacatgaggggcttggttagggtaaccatgaatcttgtagcagaaggcttttatatggccaagcctaccacaatggtgacatctccatttctggaatttcctcttctgatgattactcatcttggttccctgatgttgagacattgggtgtgacctccgcttgaatttctgaactttagcctttgggcgtttgagttcagctgaggattttttcacaaagcctaaaccagatatggttccagacttctacccaacctttaggatctcttccaaggtgtcagttcctttattcaacattctgatggatttagtcatttgatccagcttggaggttagcaaggttatctcaccatttagaccctctatgactgtcagatgcttctgtctctcatcttccagctccttgatgagcttcttctgcttttctccatgtacacgcacttctgcactggtgacacatagcttcttataagctgtaacaagttcatcaaaggtcagttcatcttCACTTGAGTCAAtatcagtggcacaaacactcgttagtgcagtgacatgtttagcagattctccttcagattcactttcagaatctccctcagaccatgtgacagctagccccttcttttgcatcttgaggtaagtagggcattcaactctaatgtgtccatagccttcacatccatgacattggattcccttgccttggttgaacttttcttcagaagttgatcttttcctgatgtcagatgagatgttcttgatatttggtctacctctttgatcaatcttcttcacgaacttgttgaattgtctcccaagcatggctatggcttctgatatgctttcatcacctccagtatatcctgcttctgactcctcttcagtatttgatacaaaggctacgcttttgttcttcttttcaacattctcacacatgcccatttcaaaggtttggagagaaccaatgagctcatccaccttcatgatgcagatatcttgagcctcttctattgcagtgaccttcatggaaaatctcttaggtaatgacctgagaatctttcttacaagtttctcttcagccattttctcacctaagccaccagaggtgtttgcaatctcaagaatattcatgtgaaagtcatgaatagtctcatcctctttcatcctcagattttcaaacttggtggtcagcatctgaagtttggacatcttcaccttggaggtaccttcatgagttatcttgagggtatcctaaacttccttagccagctcacagtggtgcatcggtctgaagatgttcttactgattccattgaacaatgcattcaaggccttagaatttccaagggctaatgcctcttgctccttgtcccactcttcttcaggaatctgcacactgactccatcttcacctgtcttcgttggatgttcccatcctttgttgacagctcttcagactttgctatctagagaccttaagaaggctatcatacgtggcttccagtcatcatagttagagtcatccagcatgggtggtctatttgagtgtcctatatccttgtccatggtactagaaagtaacttccctagatctcacccagaaattaacaggcagggtgcctgctctgatgccaattgaaattctagttatcagactttcgatgtcacacgggttgttatgacatccaattctgcacagacaagaattatgcagaacttaaaagtaagtgcagtaaataacacaagtaattgtttacccagttcagtccaacatgacctacgtctgggggctaccaagccagggaggaaatccactattagtagtattaattcagaccttaaaccaattgtttaaccctatcacttaatacctacccaatgcaatttcaatcttacactaagatcagagttcctactcactccccctcaatcacctcagtgattactaccttcaatcaatattaaagacaattatgaagtcacacttcaaacaactcttgatagtgcttaacagctttaatcaagatacacaacactcacgcttaaaagcttagagtgacacaacacttacaactcaatgaacaccctataccaatgcaatcatctttgtgataatagcttggcttacaagatacgtctaatacaagactcacaaaaatacagcagtgaagtatgatggacacactaaatcttcacgcctaaaatccccagttctgaatgaaggattgccatccttttatattgcagcacttgggccttgtacttgtattttcctgaaattaaggtcacgcgagttcccctaaattccacatctaggttactaacaaataggctatttgttaggttcatgaattgtagcttggttgttggtttcctggattttctctcagctgttgaatccctgaagaatagcctgagaaaactgctgaaacagaaaaactaaacaacctacaatgtagcatatgctgtcaggaatgaatgtcactACATTCAGTTTCACTTCCAAAAcattaaccatatgctaagtctgtttttcctgaaaatagactgtacaatttgctgtactgtacagaaccaatctgtccatacttcagtatcagcgtacaataataaatgtcaaaacatccaatttgacattcacacatagagacttacatcaggtctgttatcctcttgatgAGAAGAGTGataataaatactgagttatagtagaacaccacctgttctattcctcagtatctgctgacagggatgaatgtcataacatccagtttgacattcaatgaatcctgtattagctaatcctgcagtacactactcagaatgtcatgacatcagccaagacatcagagtacatctagatattctaacatacaatgcagtcaaacaaacacctccacagcatgtcatgacatcagtcaagacattagaatccagctagtgttttaccatacaatgaagccaattaaacacctacagtatttgtctcaccctctcttttcctgggtgcccctgaaaatgatttcttagcacttgaagaacttgaagaaccagggtcttggatttaTCCCGCcttgataagactttcagttctttctccgcaaatcacaacatccgaaaaactaccaaatgggcaacttcccatacgatccatgaatacaccttgcagggttccaatgaacatatcagtcaattctctctccaacatcggaggttgtactctcgcagctagctcgcgccacctctgggcgtattccttgaaactctcaccagtcttttgaaaaaaaattgcaactgggttctgctcggagccatgtccatgttatgcttgtactgcctcagaaaagcttcacctaactctctccagcttctgacagattgttttctcaagtccatgtaccaatctaaagatgctccagacaagctgtcttggaaaaagtacatccacatcttttcatcatcagtataagcggatatcttccggtagtaagcttgcacatgagttcggggacaagaagtgccattgtacttgtcgaaagacGCGGCCTTGAACTTGTgcgggatcctcaacccatcaactaaacccatattagaaacatcaaaacccaaagaattctggcactccatggcgcgaatcttttcagcaagagcgtcgacctttctatctctctcttccgcctttccaaattcatcatcatcactgggaatggtgaacatatcttcttgcttgtcaaccaaatgagaaggatggtgaactggagcacgtgccgctcgagcattagcagcctctgtaatgatgggttgtccattgattctaataccatGCAATTCGTCACCAGTAGCATGGTTGTTGACAGGGTTGGTAACAGCAGCGTCATCGACAGGGGTCCCTTTTGGCGGATTCTGGccgacagggggaatcacagtttcttgtctctggaccaaggctcggagttcctcttgcccttgcactaccccttgcatcatactcatgaattgggccatgttagtcctcatctctgctagatctgcttgaaagctttccattactctctgttggtttctgcgggtaccgtaccggtgaatgcctgagtcagctatcctgctagtggaacaccaaataactgagaacactgcggcggtacctgttatgcaagacatgttgatggatatgcaaatgcaatgacatgtttatcaattccaaagggcattctacccccttgaattgggccatgttggtcctcatctctactagatctgcttgaaagctttccattactctctgctggtttctgcgggtaccgtaccggtgaatgcctgagtcagctatcctgctagtggaacaccaaataacTGAGAACACTacggcggtacctgttatgcaagagATGCCgatggatatgcaaatgcaatgacatgtttatcaattccaaagggcattctacccccttgattccagtctcacatttgataagcagtgtaagaagaaaaccccgactagaatcaagaagaagatgtgAACCCCTggaaatggataaacatgtgttaaatgatatgaatgcaaaatgatgtgatgcaatgcagtgacatggaaattAGGATTGCTGCATCCGCTTGAACAACTGTTGGGTcacactgtctgaagagaaacccactgaagaatataatacaagatcaaagctctgctccataaaaccgggttggttgaaggttaaggtttcctgaatttagcccgcccctcactggtaggttctaagaacagaagtttgtcagtttCTTGCTCTTCagtcgaataatacgtttaccactgaaggtttggcattattacgagataaaagacctccactgactcccctcaacaggatatcctaatagcaagttcccagcctcggggtcctcggattgagcagcgagaatgcgcccaccatAGCTAACATAAACACGTCtcagaggagaggcctcgactgagtcctcgggaaatggtcaccagagtcgacgatttctaaaggaacatctgtcgttatggaacacccataggacaaaatatatccaacagaaaccccgtctggaatgtgggtcttcatgaacgacttaacgtagcaacatgccacgcaagcctcatgactatccactctaaaaactatgtgtacactcaagcctgggtagtgggcttatctctcatagaacatcccaccccaacaaacaaacaacctaacagagccaacagacacagaagacatatgtacatgaatgcgataaggtaaagcaggtaaataaataactgtacaaaagaataaacacccaacaaacaagaaaactacaaaagctaggagggactcgcttagggaaaccgtatccccagcagagtcgccagttgtcgcaacctgaaaaaaagggaatgcgaaaaaaaacaaccggcgaaaaaagcaatgacagaagagtcgccaccgtgtgttatttatcccaaaggagggaaaggaaacgctcgaagtaaacctggaaaaaggaaaggaaaagacaaggtctcgcaaccaaatcttgggttcgcgagtcgattatgcgaagggaaggtattagcacccctacgcatccgtagtactctactggatccactcttgttgttcttgtctaaagggtgtgggtttatctaatgtattatttactaaaagaggggtcaaaagaaaatgactcgcacggatgtcgcatccacagcatacgtatctcatctgaatatgagaatcagagtcttcgtagctcggctacctatgggttaaagaggagtgtgctcgctaagacatcgcgtcttatgcctatgtatctcatcttgaatgagaatcagagcaagccgtagttcggctaacctatttgttgttttgtgttttagatgaacgatgttactacacaatctaccggatgctcgacctttggagacttattcgcctgtagtagaaggagttaacgtgttcttaggagaagaaaaatcaatgagtttgtttgtgttttaagaatgctcatgcaaaaaggaagacctagacgaaggaaccgtgctaccttaattgacatgcaaacgagagactatacgaagcttagcaatcctatggggagacgatcacaccatacaaaacaaacatgcataaagtaaacacgctaacaagggggctcaaaaacatgggtagggctttagtcaagaggggtcatatcaacctcgacaaacaagccatggaaaggtaatcaaatgggaTCTTAAacactgacactgaacgtcagggtgagcagatcaaaagggtaatgaggataagacctcatagctcttaaccctggacagggtgagctcatgacaaaaagtggggattcagaaaggtggaaccctctccactgactgatcggacaaaagatcttgggcttttgttctgaagcatcgacacgtagtgcgagcataaagaacgacacacagaataacgggggattgactactaatcccttttatccgtcaattgcctcttcatggaggtctttagcactgatgcctcttcttggaggtctttggggcacaaaagtaaacacgcaagaacattgcctcctatcgaggtcttccagctaagaaaacggtaaaatgcgggaaagatgtaaaagggatcaagagatctaccacacggataaagatccgaagtaacaacaactaaagaaataagaaacccggagatctctcaagctggtaccatcaaagaaaacaagtcagcaaagcaatcagaataaatccccaaatggtatcccacaaataaagtggaataccaagcaagctatctcttcaagattcatgtgagccctcacaaaactcaacaaacaggttagaataacaagatggggtgaaatcaagagttgcaccaaatcagaatgtaaccacatgaatcagattggagagcaaacagaaaaaatcagctactgtcgcgatcgctactgcttcgcctagcgaaggcttagcgaagcttcgctgcaggctcgccaAGCGATACGGCTAGCGAATGCCCGCGGGTTCTGGATTTTCcatggataacagtacgatttcagaaattaagtagtcaaacattcaaggcattgttttacacattcatgcatatctaaacccacatgtgaaacctaactatacccactctcccggattcaaccataatacctcatgctttaggaatttcaaattaaaagcgtaaaataatgggaataaggcaaacctgattagagagatcgaatgaaattgaattgcaccgttgggtttgcagaacaatcttagggtttatatgagattGAATTGGTAGAGGTGATCCCTTCGgtctctggaggctgctctgaattagttagaatctctctcCTTTTTCTTCTAGGGTAACAGGAATAGAATAGGGTTTGGCTCAATGAAATTTTCagaatttatactctgattttcgtggctttgtgggctcaaatgagagagtCTAAGTCCAAAATCctttctgttatattttttttattttcaaaatgcgtaggcttcgcctagcgagcatgacagttcagactctgatggctcgctaggcgaaccattctgctcgcctagcgagcatgacagttcaagtcatctttccaaatttgtaacctgtgcgctggacctttgttccttcaagagtaatatgttgaatgatgaatagaccccatttggacatgttggaagtaactcaagtcattcccttgtgttgactgcTCACCCAGATAGAAaccacaaagtgtcttggatgatattcaagcttcttggatctaattctgattgacatgatgaaatgcaatatgaaatgttaaatgacctaaaaatgaatgcatgaatgaggggggcaaatttgaggtgctacaacgAGGAAATTCAAATTCAACACTTATCAATCACGATGCGAATTGcacgtcatgagccttaagtagtagagaaggaatgggactagagtattcctacccccattctgaatatctttgggtgcaGGACGAATGACTTGTTTGCTCActgtattcacctctattcaaTTTAGTGCAATTTAAATTGAATAATTGATAAGTCTTTCTGCACAGATTGAAGCATAGACATGAAGATCAGACTTCCAACCGTTTAGGATTTCTCTTTTTATCCTTTTGTTCTCCCAGTAAAACTAAAaccattttgtaaataaactCAAAAAATAATTAACCCTACGATTAGGattgtacgatacgagccttaagcaatggagaaggaatgagactggattattcctacccccattcttAAAATATTTGGGTGCAGAATGAATGACCTAGTTGCTCACTGTATTCACCTTCATTCATAGACATTAGTACGATCCGAATCATGACTCTCATTTCAGAATAAAATCAAACTCACCTCATCAAACTCAGTTTTGCCTTTGGGCTTCTTTTTCAgtttaaaaccttttcagaaaggacgtgttacttccgttctaccgtgaacgacgcttaagcctccatgtgaGAGCAAGCCATGTTTAACTACTAGAGTGTGATCCGAGTTCATCCATTCTACCGCAAACAGACAGACGCTTAAAGCTCCCATGCTTGAGCATACAAGCCAATCGACAGTAGAACGCAAATGTTAATACTGTCCACTAAAAACAACTAACACGTTAGTCCTAGGTCCATGAACTACGGagctttgatttccttattgcatgaatgaggatacgtaggcacgagggcccaaatccttggcaAGCACGATTATCTATTCCCTTCACCTTTTCCACACTTATCTATTAACCCCTGTTTTCACCCTTTCATGAGTAATCTTCAGATAATAACACCTATTCTTGTGAATAACATTCAAAACggtttccatggagtaccatggatatttggggtgctaataccttccccttgcataaccgacttccttacccatttctctttCCCCCCGGTTTTGTCGATGTTTTTCCTTCCCTTAggggataaataaagttttaTGGAGACTCTGTTATACATTTGAGTGTGCGACGCGCTCGAGTATAATTCGCgtagcttcagctggcgactctgctggggaacttTTCCTAATCAAGTCGAGCCTagttttgtttgatttctttgcGCGTTTAGGTGTTTACCTTTATTACTTTACTCACTTTATTTATGTTATTTATCACCTTACTTTATTGCTTTAAATATTCATATGATGTATTCTGGATATTATCTGTCGTATCTGTTGGGATGGAATGATACTATGTGAGAgaagctctacacccgagctttAGTATACACACAAGATAAATTCGTGGATAGTCGTGTCGTCCTGAGTTTTGCGCGTTGGGTTGTCacgagaaccacacccagactagaCTCACTTGAaagtacttttgtcctgtgagAATTCACTACGGCATGGTATTTTCATTTGACTCGATGACTCTGGGATACCTTTTAGGGACCACCTTTAAGGACTAGTACACACCTGTGAGAGGGCTATTGGGTTTTTCATGCATGAAACCAAGCCCATTCATACCATTGATCTCTTACATATGTCAGACCTTTGATCCTATGCTGAGTTGCATGTACAGGTTATTATCCAGATTTCCCAGATCACGTCGGACCTTTGATCCTATATTGAGTCACATAGACAGATTACTATCCATATTTCTCATATCATATCAGATTATTAATCTTATGCTGAGTTATCCAGACTGTCTACGTCATGCCAGACCTTTGATCTTATATTGTGTGATATGGCCAGATTATTCAGAATATCCATATTATACCGAACTGTTGAATCTATGATGCTTGCATATCATTAcatcattttgaaattaatttttaCATGTACATTTCCATGGAATTCAAGAGACGAATCTTTGTTTGAGTGATCATTAGAGAATGGATCCTACTAGAAGAGGTGTTTATAGCTACAAGTTTGTGGAACCTTctttgaagactttgagaggatTAGGAGCTCTCCTGGTTCTCAACAACAAAGACAAGTTCAAAGATGCCTATGGGAATCTCCTAGGCATGCTTAACATTGAGGTCAACATTACAGCTCTTCACGCTCTAGTGCAGTTCTACGACCCTCCTTTGAGGTGCTTCACATTTCAGGACTACCAATTGGCTCCTACTTTGGAGGAATACTCACATATTCTAGGAATTGAGATTAAGGACCAGGCTTTCTTTTTCCCTACAAAGGAACTTCCTAAGCCTCAACATCTAGCTGAAGTCCTTCACATagggaagaaagaggtggagcTCAATCTTAAACCTAAGGTTGGGACCCATGGGTTTGCCTTGAAGTTTCTGGTTGACAAGGTTATTGTGTTTGCTGAAGATGAGAGTTGGGATGCCTTCAACACTATCTTTCCTTTGATCATATATGGGATTGTGTTGTTCCTCAATATGGAAGACTTTGTTGACTTGGCTTCTATCTACCTCTTCATGGCCAAGAATCCCATTTCTACTCTCCTTGCCGACACATACTATTCCATACACGTGAGGAATGAGAAGAAAAAGGGGACTATCGCGTGTTGTACCCCACTGTTGTATAGATGGTTTATTTCGCATCTACCCAGCAAGGGTCCTTTTGTTGACAATGAGGAAAATCTAAAATGGTCTCAAAGGATCATGTCCCTCACAGCTGAAGACATCTCCTGGTATTCTAGAGTTTATGGCGGTGTTGAGATCATCATGGATTGTGGTAATTTCCCCAATGTAGGTACAAAGGGTGAAATTAACTATAACCCAAGGATAGCACTGCACCAGTTGGGCTACCTGATGGTAGACAAGCCATACTTTAAGCTTCTAGAGGAGTTTGTTATGTACGAAGGGGAAACTTAGAGTTCCAGAAGAGGATTGTCTGAGCCTGGGGAGATATCCATCGTCATGGAAGGGCCGAATTGGGAAAGAAGAACTGTATTGCTAAGGAAGCCTACACTCAGTGGGTTAAGAAGAGAGTCAAAGAGTTTTTATTGCCATTTCCGCACAAACCTTCCATGATCATCAAGCCGGTTGAGCCTGTTGTTGCTCCTACTTCAGGGGTTGACAAACTCAAGGCGATTACCAAAGAGTTAGAGAAGGAGAATGCCGATCTCCGATCTAACCTAG encodes:
- the LOC127131585 gene encoding uncharacterized protein LOC127131585 — translated: MDPTRRGVYSYKFVEPSLKTLRGLGALLVLNNKDKFKDAYGNLLGMLNIEVNITALHALVQFYDPPLRCFTFQDYQLAPTLEEYSHILGIEIKDQAFFFPTKELPKPQHLAEVLHIGKKEVELNLKPKVGTHGFALKFLVDKVIVFAEDESWDAFNTIFPLIIYGIVLFLNMEDFVDLASIYLFMAKNPISTLLADTYYSIHVRNEKKKGTIACCTPLLYRWFISHLPSKGPFVDNEENLKWSQRIMSLTAEDISWYSRVYGGVEIIMDCGNFPNVGTKGEINYNPRIALHQLGYLMVDKPYFKLLEEFVMYEGET